In Tachysurus fulvidraco isolate hzauxx_2018 chromosome 3, HZAU_PFXX_2.0, whole genome shotgun sequence, a single window of DNA contains:
- the LOC113642300 gene encoding RIIa domain-containing protein 1: MADRGLEKADIGALSPEQKEKLRQFKIKTKIANEMYLRAHPEVEMLLSDFLRDVFVKRPTDIREFAAGHFSDPDLPRKLQQKVEEKASANI; the protein is encoded by the exons ATGGCGGACCGAGGACTGGAGAAAGCTGACATAGGGGCACTGAGCCCTGAGCAAAAGGAAAAATTGCGCCAGTTTAAG ATCAAGACCAAAATAGCGAATGAAATGTATCTGAGAGCTCATCCAGAAGTAGAAATGTTGCTGAGTGATTTTCTGAG AGACGTGTTTGTTAAAAGACCTACAGATATCCGTGAATTTGCTGCAG GTCACTTCAGTGATCCAGACCTACCAAGGAAACTTCAGCAGAAAGTGGAAGAGAAGGCTTCAGCAAACATATGA